Genomic DNA from Streptomyces diastaticus subsp. diastaticus:
GGTGACGAGCATGGTCTCGTCGTGCTGCTGCTCGTGCTGGGCGACCATGCCGAAGGCGAACCCGGAGGCGGTCAGCCGCTCGCCCTCCACCGGCGCCGAGGCGAGCACGTCCAGCGCCCGGCCCCGCACCTCCGCCGCGTACCGCCGGGCCTCCTCGGGAGCGAGCAGCGGCAGGGAGGGCCGTTCGGCGCGCGGATGCTCGAACGCGTCGTACAGCGAGTCGATCTCGGGGCGCAGCGGGTCGCGCCCGCCGACGGCGCGCACCAGCCACAGCTCCTCCTGGTTGCCGATGTGCGCGAGGTCCCAGACCAGCGGCGACATCAGGGGGGAGTGCTGGGCCGTCAGCTCCGGGCCCTCCACGCAGTCGGTGAGCAGCGCCGTCCGCTCCCGCGCGGCGAGCAGCGCGGTCAGTGCCCGCTCCCGCAGTGCCTCGGGGCCCGGCGGGGGCTGCCCGGCGGTCCGCGGTGTGCCGGTGGACGAAGTGGTCATGCCGGTGCGTCCTCTCCCCTGACCGTCCCGTGCGCGGCCGGCCCCTCGGCGGGGCCCCGGCCGGGGCGGATGTCCAGGCAGGTGTCCAGGAAGTCGTCCGCGGGGCAGCGGCCCGCCCGCGTGTACCGCTCGGCGAACGCGTCGACCTGCGCCGTCAGTTCCTCGCCGACGCCCAGCCGTGGCAGCGCCTGGAGGGCGGTGGCGAAGCAGGCGGTCGCCGCCTCCCGCAGCTCCGGGTCGGCGAGCCCCGAGCGGGCCGCGTCCCGCCACAGCGCGTTGTGCGGGGCGGGCCCGCCGGTGGCGCGCTCGGCCAGCGGCTTGACGAGCCGGTAGGCGGTCTCCGAGGACTCCGCGTCGTCGAAGAGCGCGCAGGTCACGGCGAGCGGTACCCGCCAGCCGTCCTCACCGGGCTGCGCGTCGATCATCCGCAGCTCCAGGTGACCGCGTGGGCGCACCGGCGGGAAGAGCGTCGTCAGGTGGTAGGCGAGGTCCTGCTCGGTGACCGGCCGGGGCCCTCCCCCGCGCACCCAGTCGCGGAAGGTCAGTCCCCGCGGCGCGTCCCACGGCCCGTCCTCGGCGCGGACGCACATCACCGGGGCGTCCAGCACCCGTTCGGTCCACGCCCGGCGCGGCTCCGCGTCCAGCGGCGGCGCCGCGGACCGGCCGGGCTCGATCGCGGCCCACAGGGACTGCCGGGTCGACCGCCAGCCGGTCAGCCGCCCCTGCAGGACGGGTGAGTTGGCGAAGGCGGCGACCAGCACCGGGCCCAGCAGATGGGCGAGGCGCCAGCGCCGGTGGTGGCCCTGTGGCCCGGGTTCCTCGTATCCGGCGTCCAGGCAGACCTGCACCGAGGCGGAGGAGCGCATCATGTGCCGCCCGGCCGGGCCCGCCCGGTCGAGGTAGCGCTCCATCGCGTCGTAGCGCGGCTCCCGCAGCAGGCGCTCACCGGGGAGGGAGGGCTCGGTGCCCAGTCCCGTCACCCGCAGGCCGAGCGCCGCCAGTGCCCCGCGCAGCACCACCATGTCGGCGGAGACCTGCTCC
This window encodes:
- the egtA gene encoding ergothioneine biosynthesis glutamate--cysteine ligase EgtA; amino-acid sequence: MSQSPTPSSASSHPPDGGLPAWPTRTGPAVAPSEDSFSELVRGICFKTGPPRTVGVELEWLVHDAADPLREVSADRLRAAHTVLKDLPLNSLFTVEPGGQLELSSAPAPSLAVCVEQVSADMVVLRGALAALGLRVTGLGTEPSLPGERLLREPRYDAMERYLDRAGPAGRHMMRSSASVQVCLDAGYEEPGPQGHHRRWRLAHLLGPVLVAAFANSPVLQGRLTGWRSTRQSLWAAIEPGRSAAPPLDAEPRRAWTERVLDAPVMCVRAEDGPWDAPRGLTFRDWVRGGGPRPVTEQDLAYHLTTLFPPVRPRGHLELRMIDAQPGEDGWRVPLAVTCALFDDAESSETAYRLVKPLAERATGGPAPHNALWRDAARSGLADPELREAATACFATALQALPRLGVGEELTAQVDAFAERYTRAGRCPADDFLDTCLDIRPGRGPAEGPAAHGTVRGEDAPA